A single window of Meiothermus sp. DNA harbors:
- a CDS encoding Wzz/FepE/Etk N-terminal domain-containing protein → MGSQEELSLRDLVMVLKKNLRLLALITLVFLALSAIYAFWAENVYTAQATLSLATDQIQAQLEQRIRLQQNNRLPFEAVRAVAFSEEVLTGVWQALKKDNLLPSKWENASGRRGFEQMMRDFQIKEQSAKRNDGSDGKALIVQLGVHAPSPRLASRTANLWAEHVVEAINRVPYRNFEKSLAYLKNSLEEAQKQYLATQARWLEFSQRSTLPSDKLELEQLIQERIRLDQAIATVVADLDAVRSRLHSYQAAIQDQRTQLSGNISPDQAALINRSFEDARKSLSEELERFRQAFEQAAQEQEVFAKHERISEAQIQVNRLAERLGEISIRLGTIATEKAQKQASLQELEALLGREPRLVEVLREVVMDPIVATAVEKGDWRALESLRIKAQELNPAYLPLFNQTVELRATLIGLTSAEQALRNEQLEVSKKLESYKQLLASQLRTRDRLNLVYSTRKAAYESLLSRFEQLGRMSPQQLTFASPNPEYLRLRGTIIDVEAEKAGLEGRLTQLQNRLDELNKRIEALRGRVAKAQLEQDNALQAMELSKNTYMALTQKKTDLEIEASSSQSPAQVLVQAYPSHQKASPNRALIILVGTILGILVALVGVFLFEAVQVNPSSTASAA, encoded by the coding sequence ATGGGTTCTCAGGAAGAATTGAGCCTTCGAGACCTGGTAATGGTACTCAAGAAAAATTTACGGTTGCTCGCCCTGATTACACTGGTTTTCTTGGCACTGTCTGCCATTTATGCTTTTTGGGCGGAGAATGTCTACACCGCGCAAGCAACTCTAAGCCTCGCCACCGATCAAATTCAAGCCCAGTTGGAACAGCGAATCCGCTTACAGCAAAACAATCGATTGCCTTTCGAGGCCGTCAGGGCAGTGGCCTTTTCGGAAGAGGTACTTACGGGAGTCTGGCAAGCCTTGAAAAAAGATAATCTGCTCCCCAGCAAATGGGAAAACGCTTCTGGAAGGCGTGGATTTGAGCAAATGATGCGTGACTTTCAAATCAAGGAGCAATCGGCTAAGCGAAATGATGGCTCAGATGGCAAGGCGCTTATCGTTCAGCTTGGGGTTCACGCCCCTTCTCCAAGGCTGGCGAGCCGGACAGCCAATTTGTGGGCAGAGCACGTTGTGGAAGCAATCAATCGCGTCCCCTACCGGAATTTCGAGAAAAGCTTGGCCTATCTGAAAAATAGCCTCGAAGAGGCCCAGAAGCAGTACCTAGCAACTCAAGCCCGCTGGCTCGAGTTCAGTCAACGCTCAACCCTGCCCTCGGATAAGCTCGAGCTCGAGCAGCTTATACAAGAAAGAATACGCCTCGATCAGGCTATTGCTACAGTGGTAGCAGATTTGGACGCGGTTAGGTCACGTTTGCATTCTTATCAGGCAGCTATTCAAGATCAAAGAACTCAGCTTTCAGGCAACATCAGCCCTGACCAGGCAGCTCTGATTAATCGCAGCTTTGAAGATGCGCGTAAGAGCCTTTCGGAGGAGCTCGAGCGTTTCCGCCAGGCCTTCGAGCAGGCCGCCCAAGAACAGGAGGTCTTTGCAAAGCATGAAAGAATATCCGAAGCCCAAATACAGGTAAACCGTTTGGCCGAACGTTTGGGCGAAATATCCATTCGCCTAGGAACCATTGCTACCGAGAAAGCACAAAAACAGGCCTCTTTGCAGGAACTCGAAGCCCTCCTGGGTCGTGAGCCCCGACTGGTAGAGGTTTTGCGAGAAGTGGTGATGGATCCCATTGTGGCCACCGCGGTGGAAAAAGGGGATTGGAGGGCTCTCGAGTCTCTACGCATCAAGGCACAAGAATTGAATCCTGCCTATCTACCGCTGTTTAACCAGACGGTTGAACTCAGAGCAACCTTGATAGGGCTCACCTCGGCCGAGCAAGCCTTGCGCAACGAGCAGTTAGAAGTATCGAAAAAACTTGAATCCTACAAACAGCTACTGGCTTCACAATTAAGGACTAGGGATCGCTTGAATCTGGTATATTCTACCCGAAAAGCCGCCTATGAATCGCTACTGAGCAGGTTTGAGCAGCTCGGACGGATGTCCCCTCAACAACTAACTTTCGCCAGCCCCAACCCTGAGTATCTTCGACTTAGAGGAACCATAATTGATGTCGAGGCCGAAAAAGCGGGCTTGGAAGGCCGGCTGACGCAGTTGCAAAACCGACTTGATGAACTCAATAAAAGAATTGAGGCTTTACGAGGGCGAGTAGCCAAAGCCCAGCTCGAACAGGACAATGCTTTACAAGCAATGGAGCTCAGTAAGAACACCTATATGGCGCTTACCCAGAAAAAAACCGATCTGGAAATTGAAGCCTCTAGCTCTCAAAGCCCGGCCCAGGTGTTGGTGCAAGCTTATCCTAGCCATCAAAAGGCTTCACCGAATCGGGCTTTGATCATCTTGGTTGGTACCATCCTCGGTATTTTGGTTGCTTTAGTGGGAGTATTTTTATTTGAGGCAGTTCAGGTGAACCCTTCATCCACAGCCTCTGCGGCATAG
- a CDS encoding MBL fold metallo-hydrolase — MRPILYRKLGRFDLWVLNDGDFWLDGGSMFGVVPRVLWAKLTPPDEQNRIRLGLNPLLVRMGERYILIEAGLDRKGDEKFRKIYGLSEGSPVLGQLALLGLRPEDISLVIHTHLHFDHAGLNTRWVEGRLRPTFPKARHLVQKQELEDALRPHERSQASYRAENVEPLWEAGRFELVEGEAEVLPGVRLVPAAGHTLGMQVVELESEGERLVYTGDLVALRAQVPLLYIPAFDLYPMTTLETRKRLYARWLEEGYLLCFTHEPGHPLGRLVRNEKGYAAEAVDEGFT, encoded by the coding sequence ATGCGTCCTATCCTGTACCGTAAGCTTGGTCGCTTCGACCTTTGGGTTCTGAACGACGGGGACTTCTGGCTGGATGGGGGTTCGATGTTCGGCGTGGTGCCCCGGGTGCTCTGGGCCAAGCTCACCCCGCCCGACGAACAAAACCGTATCCGGCTGGGGCTGAACCCCCTGTTGGTACGGATGGGGGAGCGCTATATCCTGATTGAGGCCGGCCTTGACCGCAAGGGGGACGAGAAGTTCCGCAAAATCTACGGCCTCTCCGAGGGCAGCCCGGTGCTGGGGCAGCTTGCCCTGCTGGGGCTTCGCCCGGAGGACATCTCGTTGGTGATTCACACCCACCTGCATTTTGACCACGCCGGGCTCAACACCCGCTGGGTGGAGGGCAGGCTACGGCCCACCTTCCCCAAGGCCCGCCACCTGGTGCAAAAGCAGGAGCTGGAGGACGCCCTGCGCCCCCACGAGCGCAGCCAGGCCAGCTACCGGGCCGAGAACGTGGAGCCCCTTTGGGAGGCCGGGCGGTTTGAGCTCGTGGAAGGGGAGGCCGAGGTGCTGCCGGGGGTGCGGTTGGTGCCCGCGGCGGGACATACGCTGGGCATGCAGGTGGTGGAGCTCGAGTCCGAGGGGGAGCGGCTGGTCTACACCGGCGACCTGGTGGCCCTTCGGGCCCAGGTTCCCCTGCTCTACATCCCGGCCTTCGACCTCTACCCCATGACCACCCTCGAGACCCGCAAGCGCCTGTACGCCCGCTGGCTCGAGGAGGGCTACCTGCTCTGCTTCACCCACGAGCCGGGACACCCCCTGGGGCGGCTGGTGCGCAACGAAAAGGGCTATGCCGCAGAGGCTGTGGATGAAGGGTTCACCTGA